The following nucleotide sequence is from Coleofasciculaceae cyanobacterium.
CGTTTTACGGCGGAGTAATCTGTGACTTCATTAATAGTCAAAACTAAAAGACGATCTGTATACTAGAGAACATAACTTTCAAAAAAGATTTTGCAACTCAACCGGTCAACGCGAATACATGTATCATAATCTTGCTTTTCCAAGCCATTTTCTTGACTCCAATTCTGGATCATAAACAAAGATAAGGAAGCATTAAGCACTCGATTTAAATCCCAATATTGTTATCTTCAATAGCTGAAATTTAAAAATTATAAGTTATGCAATTAATTCTTTACAGCAAGCCAGGCTGCCATTTGTGCGAAGGGCTGCAAGAAAAATTAGAGCGGGTGAGCAATATTGATTTTGAGCTAGAAATACGCGATATCAACGCTCGCGAAGATTGGTTTTCTGCTTATCAATATGAAATCCCCGTATTATGTCAAAAATTGCCAAATACCGAAAAACCCTTGCCCCGTATATCTCCTAGAGCTACAGTAGCTAAATTAGAGCAAATGTTACAGAAAAACTTAAGGACATTAGAGTAAAAAAATGTGCAAAATATAGTACCGTTAACCGCATTTGCCCAAAATAAATATGATGAAGCTGCGCGAATTATTAGCTAAGGTAAATCTCCAGCAACCAGAACATAGTGCTTTGGATTTAGAAGTGAATCGAGTTTGCACCAATTCCCATGCCTGCAAACAAGGAGATTTATTTATTGGAATGCCTGGAACTAGGGTAGACGGAGGAGAATTTTGGCGCAGTGCTATGGGACAAGGAGCGATCGCTGCCGTAGTAACTCCCCAGGCTGCAAATAAACAACCCCCCAGTCAAGATGTCTGTGTAATTCAAACCCAAGATATGATCGCTACCTGTAGTGCGATCGCAGCAGCCTTTTATGACTATCCAACAAATAAGCTGGGTATGGTTGGAGTTACGGGAACAAATGGCAAAACTACTACCAGCCATCTAATTGAATATTTCTTGCTTCAGGCACAACATCCCACGGCAATGCTAGGTACTCTTTATACTCGCTGGCCGGGGTATAGTCAAATTGCTACCCATACTACTCCTTTTGCTCTAGAATTGCAGTCTCAGTTAGCTGAAGCAGTAAAAGCTGGTAATAAGTATGCGGTTATGGAAGTTAGTTCTCATGCACTAGCTCAAGGAAGAGTTAAGGGCTGTGGTTTTGAGGTGGGAGTATTTACCAACCTGACTCAAGATCATTTGGATTACCATCAGGATATGGAAGACTATTTTCAGGCCAAATCTCAGTTATTTAGTCCAGAATATTTGCAGGGTAAAGCAATTATCAATCTCGACGATTCTTATGGTCAGCGTTTGATCGAACAACTCGATCGCAGCCAGGTTTGGACTTACAGCGTCGATAACCAGGATGCTGACTTGCATACCAGCAATTTAGACTATCAGTCGACAAAAGTTAGCGGTATCTTGCATACTCCCGCAGGAGAAGTGGCATTTAATTCTCCTTTAGTTGGTCAGTTTAATTTAGCGAATCTTTTGGCAGCAGTTGGTGCAGCACTGCATTTAGGAGTAGATTTAAAACTATTAGCAAATAGCTTACCTCAATTTGCTGGTGTTCCTGGCAGAATGGAACGAGTGCAGGTAAGTCCAGAGCAAGATCTCAACGTAATTGTCGACTATGCTCATACTCCTGATAGCTTAGAAAACTTGCTCAAAGCTGCGCGTCCTTTTATCAGTGGCAAAATGATCTGTGTCTTTGGCTGTGGTGGCGATCGCGATCGCACTAAGCGCCCTTTAATGGGCAAAATTGCCGCAGAACTTGCAG
It contains:
- a CDS encoding UDP-N-acetylmuramoyl-L-alanyl-D-glutamate--2,6-diaminopimelate ligase — translated: MMKLRELLAKVNLQQPEHSALDLEVNRVCTNSHACKQGDLFIGMPGTRVDGGEFWRSAMGQGAIAAVVTPQAANKQPPSQDVCVIQTQDMIATCSAIAAAFYDYPTNKLGMVGVTGTNGKTTTSHLIEYFLLQAQHPTAMLGTLYTRWPGYSQIATHTTPFALELQSQLAEAVKAGNKYAVMEVSSHALAQGRVKGCGFEVGVFTNLTQDHLDYHQDMEDYFQAKSQLFSPEYLQGKAIINLDDSYGQRLIEQLDRSQVWTYSVDNQDADLHTSNLDYQSTKVSGILHTPAGEVAFNSPLVGQFNLANLLAAVGAALHLGVDLKLLANSLPQFAGVPGRMERVQVSPEQDLNVIVDYAHTPDSLENLLKAARPFISGKMICVFGCGGDRDRTKRPLMGKIAAELADIAVVTSDNPRTENPEQILKDVVAGIPDSVEPLVISDRAKAIATAIKNAQPGDGVLIAGKGHEDYQILGTEKIHFDDREQARIALSDRN
- a CDS encoding glutaredoxin family protein, whose protein sequence is MQLILYSKPGCHLCEGLQEKLERVSNIDFELEIRDINAREDWFSAYQYEIPVLCQKLPNTEKPLPRISPRATVAKLEQMLQKNLRTLE